CCGCAAGACGAAACGAGGAAGCCGAAGCTGGCCATGGTCGACATGCCGCCGGAAGTACACCACATGATCATAGACTTCCTCAACGTCATCGACAGCACATGTCTCGGTCTGGCAAGCCGTTACTTTTATCAGCTCCACCGGCGTCGACACGGTTTCTTGCCGCTGTCTACGACGTGCCGGCCCCCAGGAGACCAGGGCCTGACTTGGCATTTGACCGGACAAGCCTTGCCTCTTCACCCGAGTCCAGACAACCCAAGCACAGATGCCGTCGCCAGAGTTCAAGCATCATCACATACCCTCATCCCTTTTCGTGCATTCCGGTGCCAGATTTGCGGGTTCGCGCTCTGCGAGCTGTGGAAACACCTCAGAGATTGGATGCCCCCAGGTCTCGAGTACTGTCCCGTGTTGGGGAAATACGCGCCTGTGCAAgttgtcgacgccgacgcctaCTGCTACAGGCTCAATCCCAAGAATGGCCGTGTCTGTGGAAAGCACCACTGGAAGGATTGGAAGAACAGGCGCAGGGCGATGGTAGGTTGAAATCACGGTTGCGGCATTGGCATCGTTTGTTCCTCAAATTGGGGCCGGATCATCGTGACGGCTGTGCTGGGTTCTGCGCGTCTCACTTCCTGAGGTGCTGCAATGATTATCGACGTACCCATGGACAGTTAGAAGCATGGATGGCGTGAGACGAAAGGTGGAAATGGCGTGGCAGGCTACATACACGTTAAGAAATCGATGGTCATGATTTGATACCACTGTCCACAGCTGACTTATAGGAGCATCAAACAGACACCCACATGACTTGGTGAGAAGCAACACGGCAACCCAAGACTGTTCAAATGATATAACCAAACCGTTTTGTCAACCTGTGCGGGAGAGCCCGGTATTGTCCGGCTTGTTGGGCCGGAGGCTCGGGGCAAGACGGGAGTTACGCAAATCCGCAAATCCGGAACCTCCCCACCGCCATGCAATCGAACGGTTCTGGCTGGGAACGTTCAGGGTCTCGCTCGTTCAGCTCCGCACGGAAATACCCTCGGAGGGAGATCGACAATCCAATCAGACGGGCTCGGGCAGCTGAATCTGGGATAGGTGaacctggcctggcctggcccgCCAAGCAAAGTAGCCGCGATATTGCCCGGGGACGTTCGGATACACTGAAAACCTTATTCAGACACGTCGTTCCCCAAGATTCGGGAGGGCATGGGGCGGTCGGGTACCATTGAAATCTTTTGGTCCCTGCCCTCAGCTGTGATATGTCAGATATTGTTCCGCGAGATGGCCGTTGTCTGGCTTCGTGACAGAGAGACTAGGCTCTTTCTCAGCCCCAACGAAAGACTGCAGGGTTCACGCGAATACAGGCGCCTACGTTGTAGACAACAACTGCCGCCAGCGGAGGACCCAAGGTACTCCAGAATACGACCGCGGACCAGCCCGAGTCAGTCACGAGGTTCGTCCCAAGTTCTCGGGACGGGGGTGACCGGGATTCTCGGCCAAGCTCCGAGAGAGGGCTGGACTGGAAACAAGTGggcggagaggagaagaaaacaCCACAGCACATTCGGAAGGGTGGCCGAGTTGGTTATGGCGCCAGGTTAAGGTCAGCTTAACATCTGTTTCCTGGTGGGGCAACCCGCGCGAGTTCGAGTCTCGTCCCTTTCAATTTTTGTGGTTTTGATGTTGGATGAGTGAGAGTAGGTATTGCTGGCGAAGGAAAATGTGGCGAGTTCGGAGGCGGGACGGACACATGCGTGCGTAGTCCGTGATGGGAATTATCACGGTTAAGTTAGAGTGAATGGGACAATAAGGTAGAAAAGATTGGTAAGTAACCGCAGGCGAAACTTGTCATAGTTGTCAAGTAATTTACATTTACGTCCGCCTATTTGCTGTTTGGAAAGAATAAAAGGATGAAAAGTCGACGGCTATTGGACAGATACCCTCTCTATTTTTACCCCTCATCGATGCCGAATCATGCAAATAATACTGTTTCTCGTTTGTAGGAATACATACACAAGGTAAGACGGCTTATATGCTGCGTGCAATCGAGTGAATGCTTTGCTCATCAAGTCATACACCTCCGCTCCCAATCCGgctcgctgctgctgctgcaggagggggagaagaagaagaagaggaggaggaaggaaggaggaaaagaacCAAACGGACGATGCTATGAAGAAGGCAAAGGCCTGTTCTCCATCCAcccggcgaggtcgtcgagctcaCAGCTGCCGCACCTGAGCAGCAGCCGTTGCGTATAGGGGACCTGCGCCTTGGCCGGCCCGCCGTCCACATCAACATtgcggtcggcggcggcggcggcggcggtggtgacgaggtcggcgaagCGGGCGTCGACGGTGTAGTCCTTGACGCGCATCTCTTCGGCCGGAAGCGAGAAGAGGCCGGCGTTGTCGCGCGTCACCTCGTCCATCTTGACGTTGTGCTCGCGCTCAATCATGCGCCGGCCGATGAGGTGCAGGTTGTCACGGGCGACGGACTCGGCGCGGGCCGTCGCGAGGCGCCAGATGATGAGCCAGGCCTCGTAGCGGATGTCGAGCCAGCGGcacttgacgacgacgaactcgAGGAGCGGGAGGTAGCTTACGCGGAAGTCGAACTTGTAcgaggcgtcggcgggcggcgtcggcggcggtgccaCGTCGTCCGGGCAGCTGTCGAGGATCAGCTGGGCGAGGGTGACGATGCGACGGAACAGCTCCTTGAAGTAGTCGTAGACGGACTCGTCGTGCGAGCGGCAGACGCTAATACAGATCTTGGCCGTCTGGTACTTCATCTCCGTTTCGGCGCAGATGAGCCCCTGGTGCTTGGGCAGCGGCTGGTCGGAGCGCTTGCGCGGGAACTCGACGAAGGCCAGGAAGGCGGCGTGCCACCGGTCAAAAGACGCGCAGATCTGCTTCTGCTCTTCCGACATGACGGGCCCCTTGGACGCGAGGCGCGAGTCCGTCTGCGAGCCCGGGTCCGCGGCGGACCGGATGTAACGTatggcgtcgaggatgatggggtcgacggcgcgcttGGGGAGGTAGATGCTGTTGCTCTTGTCAAAGGGGCCGAGGTTGTACCTGGGTCCGGGGCCGTGCTGGAGGTTGAGGGACGGGAAGCCGGGTTTGTCGTAGAAGCACAGCTGGATGATGCTGAGGCGGTGGAACTTGGGGACGATCTCGTCAATGGTGGTGCTGTCCAGCTCGTCATACTCGACGTTGTTGAGGATGTTGATGCCATTGGCGAGGTGCTGCATGGCCGCGTCGAGGCAGCCGCGCAGGAACTCGGTGGCGATGAAGAGTATGCAGCACGacaggacgacgtcgacgtcgttaTGCTGGCTCGGCTCCTCGTCGCACCCGGCCTCGTCTCCCTGGCTCGGCGGGGTCGCAAATGGGTTCGTCGACGCGTGGCCGTCGGAGCCGTtagctgctgctgcttcgaCCAGTTCCGGTATGCTGCTGATGCCGGGTGTGAGAGACGCCGGGGACTGGATGGCGGAGGCCGGCCCGACGGAGGACAGGCTCGGCGAGGACCGGTTGCTGAGGGAAccgaccgaggccgagatgttGGCGAGCTTGCCATCGAACCGAGCCCtgccatcctcgccgtccctCTCGGGCGCCACCTTCCTGGCGATGAGGCGGAGGGCCTCGCCGTAGCActcgtcggcctgctcgttgaagccgccgccggcaccgctACCGCCgttcggcgacgacgaggccgacgactGCGGGAACAGGTTGCcgatggcggccatggcgtGGCGGATGGCGGGCTCGGAGCGGCTCATGCGCGGCACGGCGACGTTCCAGAACTGGTTCTCGAGGTTCTGGGGCAGCTTGGGGGCGACATCGCGGGCAAAGTACTCGAGGGTGGCCCTCTCGGAGCCGCCCTCCCAGCCGGCACgggcctgggcgagggcgtcctTGAGCCGGGTCGTCCGCgagcgggcgcgggcgatgGCGCGGTTGCtggggacgacgacggcataTCCCTCGCATTTGCGGCCTGTGCTGGTGCATCTCACGCACGCCGGCTTTGCCTCGTCGCATTTCACCTTGCGCGACCTGGGATAAGAGAGAAGATTAGTTGAGGGGAcacgtgtgtgtgtgtgtgtgtgtgtgtgggtgtgaGAATGGGGACGGGAACGGAGACGGGAACGGAGACGGGAACGGAGATGAGGGCGGGGACTCGGTGGTGGTCACACAAGCTCTCCCGCTTTCCCCGGGTTCGTCCGGACTCTTCTCGGCACTCTGCCGATTCGGCACGTGGTGTTTTAAGTTGAGCCAAGGAAACACACCCAACAAGATACACACATGAGGAgggcggggggaggaggaggggaaaggggggaggggggggggacgaaGGGAAAGGAGGGAACAAAAGGGGAGGCGGCAGGCCAAGTCACTCACTTGCACGTCAAACACCCAGTCCGGACCTTGGGCTGACCCTTTCGTGTCATTATGCCTGCTCCGGCCCCGCGAGAGCTTCCCGGAGAACGGAACCCCCCTCCCGGGTcgggggggaaagaagagagagaggtacCCGCAAAGCAAGGCACACACGGGGGGTCAGTCAGGTGTGCAAAGCCGCGTGGGTTGTGTTGCGATGCtcaaagggggaggggtacCAAGACGGCGAACCCGTTTCGGGGGATGAGAAGGCTGGCTCTCTGACGACCTGGGATTCTagaaggaaagagaagaaaagaaagagagagtgagtgagagtgaggaaAAAAGAGTAAAGTGTGTTTCAAATTTCCGAGGGGGCAGAATTTCAGCCGCGCCAGGTGAGGCAGACAGATGGAcagcagacagacagacagacagacagacagacggacGGAGGGGATCCGGACACAGATGATAGTAACGGCCGAGTTTGTGTTGAATGGGTTTTGCTCTCGCACGAATATCCGTATAATCAGCCAAGACTCAGGGACGTCAGTCTCTCCCTATTCCCTCTTTCtatctttctctctctgtgtctctctctctgcgaGTGGGCGGCGCGGGTTGCGGTGTCTATCTTCCCGCGTCAGTCAAAGTgttcccctctctctctctctctctctctctctctctttctctctcgctctcctcAATTTGGGGGCCGGCCGAGAAACTTACCCACCAACCGGCGGCGCTTCTGTAGTCTGTACCCAAAATGAgatcctgctgctgctgctgctgctgctgctgctggctggctgctgccCCTGCACTTGTCACCtgagggatggatgggcaGCCTACAGGCGGCCTTGCTCTCTCTGGCCTGGCCGATCCAGCATGGCGCTAATTTGTCGTCACGCCCAAAAGTAGACTTGGCGACGGGACTGGGGGGTCACTTAGTTAGACGGGAAGCGAGGGACAGacaagggaggggggaagggggggggcgttAAACGAGAGTAGCAAACAGCAGCAAGCGGTAGAGCGGCTGAAAGTGACTGGTGTCTCGTTCTCGGATTTGTACTCTAATACTCTGTACTCCTCTCAGAAACAAACTCGTTCGGACTTGTTGGACGGGAGCGGCAACGATCATGCAGAGATCCGTTTGTATCACAGGCAACACATGCAGACCTGatgctcccccccccccccccccccccgctgCCGTTGAGGCCGGTCAACTCCCGCACACCCAAATCAGATCATTTGAATTGTCACGAGCTAGACCGTTAGGGCTCGGATAATGACATTGAGAGAGTTTAGCGTCTTGGATTCGTCTGGATTCTAGACCCTGTCACTGTCACACGCTCGGCCCGGGCTCAGCTTATTGCTAACGGCCGACCAATGAACGACACGACGCCAGGGGGGCGGGACAAtggaaaaaaaggaagggaAGAGTAGACGAATGCAGACGACAAtgtctcctccctcttcagGTCTCGCATGTTGCGCCCTGTCTGTCGCCCTTCCCTCCCACCCCGCCTCGCAAAGACACGTTTCTGGACGCCTCATGGGAACCCCACCAGGAGCAACGGCTTACCggcagatggctgggcgtTCTCTCTTCATAAAAAGACCGAGCAAACGGTGGGGAACGGGTTTGTTTATTTACGTATTGTCTATTATGCTATAGGACTAGTGCGCTGTGACTGTCAGACGCAATCAACGAATACAAAAATCGGACTACGAACGGGTGGATCGGCAGTCGGACAGGCTCAATCCAATCACAGCACCCTGAGCGTGTGATCACGATCGTTTGCATATGGCTCGCCGAGACATGGTTTTGTCAGTGTGTGttgcgtgtgtgtgtttgtgtgtttgtgtgtttgtgtgtttgtgtgtgcgGTACAATTGTATATGCCTCACTGGCGCCCCGGCTGGATAGTTGAACGCGAGCGGCCAAAGCTCGCGATTGATCCTGCCATAAAGACGACCAAACCAGAAAACCCAGACAAACCCCTGGTTTTGTGGTTCCGAGAGAACTCGGGTCGACGTTCCAGGTCGTTAAGTGTGTTCTCCCAGGTTCGGAAATTCTCGCTCTttctttttgtcttttttcGCTTCTCCTATACTCGCATGATTGAGCCGAGGTCGGCTGGAAAAAAAAACGACCCCAGCCGGTTctgggggaaggggggggggcgcttGGGGGGTATTtgaaaagaaagagaaaaaagaaattCTGCCCAGATAGGCTGACGGTCTCGGGCAGAACAAAACGGAATTGTGAAGCAGAATCGCGGAAAGGGCGTGCTCATTGCTGAAACCCTCCACAAGCCCGAGATTGCGATTTTGTAACCCCAAAATAACGGTGTTGCAAAGCTCGGAATCCAACACTGCTGGACATGAAAGACGGCCATTGATGAACGGATGGCCCCGTGGGTGGGCTCACTTACAGAGGTCGGTCACAATAGTAAACGGGCCTGTTGTCAACCAAGAGGCCCGGATGGCACCGAGGGGGGGCCTCGGCATATCTATCGTTTGAAACCGCTAAAAGAGAAAATGAGAAATACCGGTGACAATTGCCGCAAGTTAGCCGCGGGCTAGGAACTGGGCGAGAAACAGATCTACCTTTGTCGTTGTTCGAATAGGAAGTGCCTTTGTTGGGATCATGCCTGGGGAGAGGAACGGGAAAAACACTGCCAATATAGTGTACAGTTGTGGGATGCCCTTCAACATCAATAAGACCCGCCTTGCTAGCTCAATCGGTAGAGCGTGAGACTCTTAATCTCAAGGTTGCGGGTTCGACCCCCGCGTGAGGCTCAAATCCTCACCGCGATTGACATAGTCATTCTTACGGGTTCTTGATTTTTTGGACTTTTAGCATTATGGGTTCACATCCAAAATAAGTTCAGCCCTCATGCAGCGTATTCTATCTAAACTTTGTAAATTGCTTGCTGGTGCAAGTGAGCTCTGCCTTGGAAGCAAATAACTGTATGCGTTTTGTATTTGATGAGTGACTGACTGGTGCGTGCGGTTTGTGTTGGCGTGAGTACATCCTTCTTTCTGATGACCCTTTCCAGACAGAGCTGTGTCGAGAACGTTTGTCAATCCAGTCTTGTTCCAGAACCTGAATCTTTCAGCATGTCCGACACTTTACTCATTCCCTTCGTTTCTTCCTCTGCAAGGAGTATATCCTGCCGTCTTGGATGCTTTTGCTTGTTGTCCCGTCTGTTTGCGTCAACACAGCCTATCCCTGCGTCCATGTCAAAGAGAATGTTTTCGCTGGACTCGAGCGATTCTCCAAATCATTAACGGCCACGAGCTCAGACCTTGATCCTGGATGTCAAGAAGTGCCATGGGCCATCATGGGACCAACGGTCATGACGAAGCAGTGTGAGATCTTGTTTCGTCATTGTGTCCTTCATGGTTATCTGTGCTGGACGACCGCTCGCGCCTGAAGACTGATCTATCCGACACCGCTTTTCTCGGCCTATTTCTTTCTTGATCGAAGCCAGAATTCTGCTGACAGACAATAACGGCCAGAAACTGTGCGCGTCGTTTGTTCAACAGCATCCGGAAGCCCCAATGGAGTTTCAACGACTGCCGGCCGAGGTGCTCGTCGAGATTTGCCGCCATCTCGTCGTCCCCATGCACAGCAGCCGCCACGGTCACGGCCCCGTCATGAGGCCAGAGACTGAAGAAGCCCTCGCCTGCCGGGCGACCCTCGCGCGCCTGATGCGGACGTGCCGCAACCtgcacg
The genomic region above belongs to Colletotrichum higginsianum IMI 349063 chromosome 2, whole genome shotgun sequence and contains:
- a CDS encoding F-box domain-containing protein — its product is MHSVSPQHPVRVIEGMTPQDETRKPKLAMVDMPPEVHHMIIDFLNVIDSTCLGLASRYFYQLHRRRHGFLPLSTTCRPPGDQGLTWHLTGQALPLHPSPDNPSTDAVARVQASSHTLIPFRAFRCQICGFALCELWKHLRDWMPPGLEYCPVLGKYAPVQVVDADAYCYRLNPKNGRVCGKHHWKDWKNRRRAMVG
- a CDS encoding C6 finger domain-containing protein, producing MTRKGQPKVRTGCLTCKSRKVKCDEAKPACVRCTSTGRKCEGYAVVVPSNRAIARARSRTTRLKDALAQARAGWEGGSERATLEYFARDVAPKLPQNLENQFWNVAVPRMSRSEPAIRHAMAAIGNLFPQSSASSSPNGGSGAGGGFNEQADECYGEALRLIARKVAPERDGEDGRARFDGKLANISASVGSLSNRSSPSLSSVGPASAIQSPASLTPGISSIPELVEAAAANGSDGHASTNPFATPPSQGDEAGCDEEPSQHNDVDVVLSCCILFIATEFLRGCLDAAMQHLANGINILNNVEYDELDSTTIDEIVPKFHRLSIIQLCFYDKPGFPSLNLQHGPGPRYNLGPFDKSNSIYLPKRAVDPIILDAIRYIRSAADPGSQTDSRLASKGPVMSEEQKQICASFDRWHAAFLAFVEFPRKRSDQPLPKHQGLICAETEMKYQTAKICISVCRSHDESVYDYFKELFRRIVTLAQLILDSCPDDVAPPPTPPADASYKFDFRVSYLPLLEFVVVKCRWLDIRYEAWLIIWRLATARAESVARDNLHLIGRRMIEREHNVKMDEVTRDNAGLFSLPAEEMRVKDYTVDARFADLVTTAAAAAADRNVDVDGGPAKAQVPYTQRLLLRCGSCELDDLAGWMENRPLPSS